The Ptiloglossa arizonensis isolate GNS036 chromosome 2, iyPtiAriz1_principal, whole genome shotgun sequence sequence ATTAAAACAACTGAAAGTAAATAACAcataaagaaaacaaagaaattaCATTATTACCTAGAAATATACTGTTTGGTCATACTAGGTCGGTCTACTATTTGATGagttatcgtttcatcgttttcctGGAATGTTGCTCCAGTAAACAGCAACTTATCCCAAGACACTTCGGCACCAAAACAACGCAAAATAAAAACCAATGGTTCCCTTGGTACTTCtctatttaagaaaatttttagGTCTTTAAACAGTGTTTTCAACTTTGTAACCTTCTCCGCTTCTATCCTAGATTCTTCCAGTTTTGAGGCATCACCTTCCTAAAATGAAAATATGGTAGgatatacaattttaattcatcgtTACAATTTAATTCGTACTTACATTTGCAAATTGATCTATCTCTAACTCTTCTTCTTCTATGTTGTGCACAGAAGGATCTAGACTATTTAACGGTATATTTAACGCACTTATTCTCTCTGATACATATGCCTCTTCATCCACAAGTGTCTTTTCATTGTGCTCTATgtgtaaaatattgatattataccAATTTAAAATGCATTGTCTATGTAGTCTTTTTCTAAATCTAAAGTATCAGAAATATCTTACCACTAGTAGCAAGTTTTGGTGGATAATACAAATTAAGCGTATGATAAAGCCTATAATTAACAAAGCCCAACAGCGTAATGTAAAATTCCACAAATATAGACATGATTTTGAAGTCTACATCAGTCTTTGCTTGAGGCTCAAAACAGAAGTGATGAGGTACAATCCAAGTTATCATTTGTCCTTTAATTTCAGCCTGATAATAATATCCCTTAATTGAAACAAATACTTTGCGTAGTGCCTTAGCAGCAATCAcagcatgtagaaactcgattGATAGCCTCCTACACAATAGTGACTGATCTCTTGGTATGTGACGAAGAGATGGAAATGTGCTAAATAAAAAACACAGCGTCAAACAATCATCTAAATCTCTGAGAGCATCAATGAATGTTGGATAACGTTCTTTGACAATGTGATCTAATTGTAAATTGGGATGACTGCTTAAATATCTTTTCATATCTGAAAATTCTCTTAAAGTTCTTGCCTTTGCAACTTTCTTATTAAATACCTAAAAagatgtaatttttattataaatgtgTAATCTTTTATTGCAACATATTGATAAAAAGTCAATCCAACATACCTTATAGTCCCGTAACTTCCAAATTATGGGTTcatgtaataaaaattgaatatcttTCTTATGATACAATGTCTTGATACCAGGTTCACCTTTCTGGGCTCTTTTACGATTACGTGGTTCCCTTGGGTATATGCCTTTTAATATACATAATCTACGGAAATCGTTTAAAGAAAGTTGCAATTTTTTCAGAGCAGCTTTCCTTGACATAAATTGCGCTCCCTCTCCCGATTGATACTATAaatttaaaagtattatttGTTAATAGCTTACCAAattgatttataatataaaataacctCAGTTGCTTTaccaagtataatagaaacaataaataaacaatCCTAATATATACCTTTTTCTTCCCTATTACAACCATTTTGGATTATGttttaatacaattaaaattttgaagACTACATAAATAAATCACAAGTTATAAAATGATTCCACGTGCTCTTCCAAAGACAACAATAGACTGAAAGATTCAGAAATGTACAGTAACGCCACTCGTGGCCCTAAAATGAATAAAACTCAAGAGAGTTGGTAATACAGACTACAAATACGATATATATCTTACCACTTCTGATTTCAAACTAAACAtgacaaaaattaattaatttgataacaattagaaacataaaTGAGATGTACCA is a genomic window containing:
- the LOC143143318 gene encoding pescadillo homolog isoform X1, whose translation is MVVIGKKKYQSGEGAQFMSRKAALKKLQLSLNDFRRLCILKGIYPREPRNRKRAQKGEPGIKTLYHKKDIQFLLHEPIIWKLRDYKVFNKKVAKARTLREFSDMKRYLSSHPNLQLDHIVKERYPTFIDALRDLDDCLTLCFLFSTFPSLRHIPRDQSLLCRRLSIEFLHAVIAAKALRKVFVSIKGYYYQAEIKGQMITWIVPHHFCFEPQAKTDVDFKIMSIFVEFYITLLGFVNYRLYHTLNLYYPPKLATSEHNEKTLVDEEAYVSERISALNIPLNSLDPSVHNIEEEELEIDQFANEGDASKLEESRIEAEKVTKLKTLFKDLKIFLNREVPREPLVFILRCFGAEVSWDKLLFTGATFQENDETITHQIVDRPSMTKQYISRYYVQPQWVFDSVNARELLPVEKYLMGCVLPAHLSPFSDSRQDQIYIPPEERTLVDPEFKLNDEESESDEEAENEDEGGEEEDSKKDSDEETKEKQDENNDVEMNEEQEKQRDRLQKKKEMKVKSGKVTKEDPWEKNRQERQEYRLRERMIKKKHRNLYKSMMKGREERSREIRLLRKKRRIHDALEKQKRKEERKQKKVASAD
- the LOC143143318 gene encoding pescadillo homolog isoform X2 — translated: MVVIGKKKYQSGEGAQFMSRKAALKKLQLSLNDFRRLCILKGIYPREPRNRKRAQKGEPGIKTLYHKKDIQFLLHEPIIWKLRDYKVFNKKVAKARTLREFSDMKRYLSSHPNLQLDHIVKERYPTFIDALRDLDDCLTLCFLFSTFPSLRHIPRDQSLLCRRLSIEFLHAVIAAKALRKVFVSIKGYYYQAEIKGQMITWIVPHHFCFEPQAKTDVDFKIMSIFVEFYITLLGFVNYRLYHTLNLYYPPKLATSEHNEKTLVDEEAYVSERISALNIPLNSLDPSVHNIEEEELEIDQFANEGDASKLEESRIEAEKVTKLKTLFKDLKIFLNREVPREPLVFILRCFGAEVSWDKLLFTGATFQENDETITHQIVDRPSMTKQYISRYYVQPQWVFDSVNARELLPVEKYLMGCVLPAHLSPFSDSRQDQIYIPPEERTLVDPEFKLNDESESDEEAENEDEGGEEEDSKKDSDEETKEKQDENNDVEMNEEQEKQRDRLQKKKEMKVKSGKVTKEDPWEKNRQERQEYRLRERMIKKKHRNLYKSMMKGREERSREIRLLRKKRRIHDALEKQKRKEERKQKKVASAD